The nucleotide sequence ggaggcaggtggTCCCTGTCCCCCTCACCCGACCTGGCCCACCCCACCCCGCTCCCCAGACTCACATCGGTCTGGATGATGCTCCAGGCATTAGTGAGGCCCACGTTTCCTGGGGTGCCATACAGGTGCAGACCCTTCTTAAGGTCTCGCTGGGCGTACCTGTCGATCTGCAGGTGCAGCGGGGTCAGCAGGGCCACCCCCACGGCCAGCCCCGCCTCCCTCATCCAGACCCTGCAGGtgccctgtgccccctcccctccttggagTCCTCTCCTGCCAGAAGCCCCCGTCCCTGTGCCGGGGACTTTGCCCCTGCCCCCTGGGGTGAACTCTGTGGTCTGGACCAGAGTGAGACACGCCAGCATGAACCAGTGTCCGCTCAAGGTCCGGATACCGACAGGTGCAGAAACCCGAGAGCTGTCTGTACACACGGGTTGTTTGTACACGTGGCTCCGACTGTGGGCCGAGAGGCCCAGAGTGACAAGGAGCACGCCAGCCCCAGAACGTGGCTCCCAGGACCATCCTCCAGGGGAGGAGCCGGGGCTCCCGGAGAAAAGGCTGGTCCCGGGCCCGGGGCAGGAGAcgccaggaaggaaggaagtgccCACCAGCAAGTGCACTGAGGGGAGGCCGCcagagggacacaggagccagagGCGAGCTCCCGACGGGCAGAGAAGCCCACACGTGAGCAAAGTAAGGCCTAGAGTATAACCTGGAGTGTGAAACACGCGAAAGAGCCCTCAGTAACGTAAATAAATGATTAAGCAAGTAAATGGAGGCAGGAGATTTTCCCACCCAACAAGCACGGCGCTGAGGACAGTAGGAGCTCAGCACAGCTCCCCTGCCACCCACTCCCGGAGCCTCCAGGGAGTCCTGGAGTCCCCTCCAGGCCTGGCCTCTGGCAGCTGTGCTTAAAGCTGAGTCCCCAGTGGGTGCGATGCCTGGGACCGCTGCCTGTCCATACAGAGCGTCCACGCCGGGCACAGGGCTTGTGACTGCCATTGTCAGCCCCGCCTGTACCCGTCACCCACGGTGCCATGGCCCTTGCTGGGTggtgaggacagagggagggaggaggtggccgACCTTGTCAGTGTAGGCGAAGAAGAGGATGGTGATGGTGGCCTCCAGCAGgaacaccagcagcagcagcacaaaGAACTGCGGGGGAGACAGGCCCCAGCGACTTGGCCCCCTCGGCCCCTGGCTGCGCCCCGGCCCCTGGAGCCTTCCGAGGGTGGGGCTGCGAACCTCAGATACCCCAGTGCTGGGGGGAGCCCCAGCCGGGTGTCGGCCCCCGGAGGCCGGCACGTCCCCTGATGCTGCCACACCCGCCTCGGAACCCTCCCCTccagctgggggggtggggggaggggggcctttGGTCTCGCTCGGGAGCACAACCTCACACCTGCAAACAGGCACCTGTGCCACGTGCCTGTGTCCCTGTGGTGGGCGGGTGGGTGGGGCGATGCCTaggggggccctggggagggggtgtccgAATGCAATGGCCCTGAGCCCAGGGTCACGCTTCTCAAGAAGCGGCCCCACCTGACTGCACAAAGCTTGCCCACTGGGTGGCAGTCCCCCACTCAAGCACCCCCTGAGGCACAGCCCTGACCTTGGCCACAGAGGCCCCAGGCCAGCTGAGCAGCAGAGGCATCCTTTGTCCGCCCTGCCTTTCCTGCAGACAGGGACGGGGCCAGGAGGTGGGACCATGCGGAGCAGGCCCTGTCCTCTCCTGGGGTCCCCGATCTGGCCTCCCCTCGGTGTGGGCTCAGGACTCCgggcccaccctgcccccagaAGGCCCCGGGCCCTGAACTCCCAAGTCACCCTGTGGGGAAGGCTGAGGTCAGGGCCCCACACACACCACGGCTTCCTGCCCCAGGGCAGCTGGGGACCCAGCCACACCCCCACCTGCTGCTCCAAGGGACCAGAGGGGCCCCAAGCCTTGATGGGAGCATCTGGACACACTGAACACCTGGGGGAGCTGCGCCCTCTGAGGCCCCACCCTGGGCAAGGGCTCCTCAGACAAGATCGATGAGCGCGTGATTTAGGACTTGGAGCTGCCCGAGGCCTCGGCCAGACATATTAATAGGTGAGGAGCCCGGCCCGGGGATCCTTCTCCGCCTCCGTTATCTGTGATTAATGTTCCCGACGACGACGGAGGGGAGACGCAGCCTGCCTGTAAATGGGCCTCCGAGGCAGAGGTGGGGACTGCGAGCCTCTCAGCTGAGGGTGCGGGAGCAGGGAGTCCCAGGAAGGGTGTTCTCAGAGGAAACGGGCCCGGTACAGGCTGCACCCGTGTGCGTCTGTCTTGTCAAGGGGCTGCCACGGGCCACGGTGTCAGGGGCACTCACGGTGAGCAGCAGGCACTTGTTCTCCTTGATGGCCCCGATGCAGCCCACGAAGCCGATGGCCATGACGAAGGTGCCGGTCACGATGAGCAGGTTGGCAGCCGACAGGGACgggaaggaggaggacagggtAGCAAAGTTCCCCTGCGTGGCAGCCAGCCAGATGCCAACCCCGAGGATGCCGCAGCCCCCCAGCTGGCACCGCCGGGACAGGGGAGAGGGCGGTGAGGCCGACGTCTGTGTGCCCCACACCACCCAGAGCGACACCCGAGGGGCCCTGCACACCCTCACCCACCCTGCTGACCTCCCAGGACCAGCCACCCCTCCCGGTGTCCTCCCAGCACCCAGCCGTTCCCCCCTCAACACACCCCCAACCCACGGCATCAGTGATAGGGACCCCAAGGTCCCCCACCTGTGGCGCTGGGGATACTCTGTCCCAATGCCCCTGGTGAGGCAGTCTGGGCAGGGGGCCCCCAGGGCTCCCCCGAACACCACCCCTCCAGGAGgcacccccctctgcccccacagccTCTCTGGACCTGGATGGTCAGGGAGACCATCCCTGCAGACCCTGCCGGACCCCACGCTCCCCTGGTCCTAACCACCTCCCCACGGGCCCCTCTGGTGTCCCCAGCTGTCCCTTCTAAGTGTGCGCGCCAAAGCACCCCTCGGGCCCCCACGTGGAGGCCAGCACCAGAGTGCAGCAGGGAGCCCGATCCTGACCCTGGCCGCCCCTCTCAACCACTGGAGCTTTTACTGAATGTCATCATTGCTcttattacaaaaacaaaacgacaggaaggaggaggagaaggcagagtgAAGAGTCGGGAGAGGGCGCTCGGCCTCGCATGGTGACAGGGGAGCAAGGTGGGCCAGGGCTGGCTAGGGGGCCCCGGGCTCCGGCCCCCACCCCTCAGACGCTGGGGCTAGGACCCTGGGTGGTCTCAGAACAGGACGGGAGAATGTGTTCCAGGGTGCGGGCTGGAGGCGGTTAGCCCCACTAACACTGACCGGCACCTAGACCCCAAAACCTGGGCTTCAATGAGACCGCTTGGGGACCCAAGGCTTTCCCAGGCTCTGGGAAAGGCCAGCCTCCTCACCATCTGGCCGGGCCCACACGGCCTCAGCCCCCAGCACACTCCTGGGCATGACGTCCCTCTAAAATCACCCTAAATGCCCAGGACAGGCTGGGTCGCAGACCCCAGCGTATACGGCATCCACCCAGGGCTACCACAAGCCCTGTACACCCCGCACAAGCTTCCTGAGCCCAGATGGCCAGATTCCACCCCATTTCCCAGACAAGTAAACTGAGGCTGGGAAATGAGCCACCTGCCCTGTCGgtcagaggcagagccaggggGAGCCGGGACTGCCCGCACACAGTGCCTCCCCGAGCCTCACCGGGACACCGTGACTCAGCAGACCCCACGGGCTCTGAGACCCCTGCCCAAGAGGCCTAACCCCAAGTGCGCTGGCtcgccccttcccccaccagcaGGTCAGCCTGCCCCAGGGTCTCCACGACTCCCTGGGGACTGCACACACCATGCAGTAAGCCAAGCTGGCGGGAGACTGTGATTATGGGGGGGATCCCTCTGGGCCTCACCCCGGCCGAGTGGGGCAGGACAGCCCCCCAGCTGAAATGGCCACCAccatcggggcggggggggcgggggggaaccaGTCAGCACAGGGTGAACACGGGCTCtgcaccaccccctccccgcccctcttgGCACCTTCGACAGAAGCGAGAACTTCTGTCTAGAAATTGTAAACGACACCTGCTCTGAATGCTGCTGGCTCGGGACAGCATCCAGGAAGCTGGGGCTCCTGCTTCTGGTCTGCGGTCATCCTGCTTGTTTGAGCCCCTCCCAGAGTAAGGGTGGGGGTCTGCAGCTCAGGCAAGGTGCGctgggagttgggggggtggggtgctgtgcTGCCGGGTACCTACCAGGTTCGGGGGACCCTGGTGCAGGGGCTGACCTGCCCACCATGGACGGTGACCTCTGCCTGTGGCCAGGGTTTGCACCTGGGAGGCCACCTCTGTGCCGTAACCAAACCCGGGGCCGTGACCAGGTGCCAGAGGCCAGGGGGTCAGGGGAGGCTCAGAGGTGGGAGGGCAGCCGGGGGACCCGCCCAGAGGAGGGGCTCCCTAGGCCTGGATGTGTGCCCCATGTGAGGACCCagctgcctggggggggggggggcggggcgcagcTCCAGAGCAGGACAGGGTCCGCTGGCTCTATGGGGACGCTCGTGCGCCCACACCTGCAGGATGGGCGTGACTTCCACGTGGGATGCAGGCAGGCCCCCAGCCATGGTGCTGGCCTCAGGCGGGGCCGCAGAGGGGACACCCAGCGCCTCGGGGCACCCCACGCCCGCCTGCAACGGGCACCACTCGGCGCCACGGGGGCACAGAAGCAGCCAGACAGGCCCTGGCCCGCCTCCCGCCCCACCTACAAGTGAGAAGCGGAGCcaagccgccccccccccccccgtgcctcTTGGGACAGCCAACACCTCGTCCCCATGGCCTCTGGGATCCCCAAAGCCCCAGGGGAGGGTTGAAGCTGGGGCCACCGAGTAAGGTgactggggaggggcctgggtcaGGGAGGGCGTGAGGGCGGGCCACCTCCCCCTGGAGGGGGACACAGTGACGGCTGCCATCTCCAGGCCTCACACCAGCTTGTCCCCCACTTTGGGGGAGTCACGTCTCTGAGCTGAGCCCCCAGGATGGTGGGCAGGTCCCCGGGCAGAGGACAGAACCGTTCCCTGTGCTTCACAGCCCGACTGTCTGCCTTCAAGGACATCGGCGGACGGCTCCGTCAGCAGGAAAATGAGCCCATCTGAGGGCCCTCGCCCCATGGGGACACGTGGAAGGGCGTGGGGAGGACATCGCGGGCAGGCGCCTGTGAGGGGGGGGCGGTCTGGGTCCCCGgggtccccacccccagcccttctGGAAACAGATTTCCTTAATCAACACCACAAAACGTCCCCACCTGTCCACCCTGAGATGGCAGGGGAGATCCACACGGTGACACGCACAGCCCACACTGTCCCCATGTTACACCACGCTGTCACAGACACCCTCGCCGTCActgtcacacacacagacaccgtCACTGTCACACATCACTGTCACAGTCACCCCTCACCGTCACCGTGTCACACATCACGCTGTCACAGACGCCCTCGCCGTCACTGTCACACACACAGATACCCTCACCGTCACTGCCACACAGGCTCATCTCACAGACGTGCTGCCCTACGACCTGTCAAC is from Neofelis nebulosa isolate mNeoNeb1 chromosome 10, mNeoNeb1.pri, whole genome shotgun sequence and encodes:
- the TSPAN4 gene encoding tetraspanin-4, with product MARGCLQGVKFLMFAFNLLFWLGGCGILGVGIWLAATQGNFATLSSSFPSLSAANLLIVTGTFVMAIGFVGCIGAIKENKCLLLTFFVLLLLVFLLEATITILFFAYTDKIDRYAQRDLKKGLHLYGTPGNVGLTNAWSIIQTDFRCCGVSNYTDWFEVYNATRVPDSCCLEFSDSCGLHAPGTWWKAPCYETVKMWLQENLLAVGNLRAVHGTGTDPGSDLRHDHVLPGGEG